One Natrinema longum genomic window, AGGTCGAGTTCATCGACGAACTCCCGCGGACGACGTCGGGGAAGATCCAGAAGTACAAGCTCGAGGAACGCGAGGAGTCGGGGGACGAGTAGCTCGTGACGGTCGTCGTCACCCCCCACGTCCTCGCAGGTGGCGGCCCGATCGTCACCGAGGAGATTCGCGCGCGGCGGCCGGATATCGACCTCGAGCACGTCGAGAACGAGGACGACCTGCTCGACGCCGTCGCCGACGCGGAGGTACTCCTCACGCATCGACTCCCCGAGGACGTGCTCGCGGCGGCCACCGACCTCGAGTGGGTGCAGGCGCTCAGCGCGGGTACCGACGCCTACGATCACGACGCGCTGGCCGACCGCGACGTCGCGTTGACGACCGTCTCGGGGATTCACGCGAAACCGATCGGCCAGCAGGTACTCGGCTACCTGTTTCACTTCGAGCGAGGGTTCGATCGCGCCGTCGCCCAACAGCAACGGCGGGAGTGGGACCGCTACACGGGCGGCGAACTGGGTGACCGAACGGTCGGCATCGTCGGCGTCGGCGCGATCGGTTCGCAGGTCGCCGACTACTGCCGGCCCTTCGACGCCCGCGTGATCGGAACCAAACGCGATCCGACCAGTGCGCCGGACGCCGTCGACGACATCTACGGTCCCGACGGCCTCGAGGCGGTGCTCGCCGAGAGCGACTATCTCGTCCTCGCCTGTCCGCTGACCGACGAGACGCGGGGGCTGATCGACGCCGACGCCCTCGCGACCCTGCGCGACGAGGCGATCCTCGTCAACGTCGCCCGCGGCGCGGTCGTCGATCAACCCGCGCTGGTCGACGCGCTCGAGGCCGACGAACTCGGCGGCGCTGCGCTGGACGTTTTCGAGGCGGAACCGCTCCCCGACGACTCGCCGCTGTGGGACCGCGACGACGCGCTCGTGACGCCCCACATGGCCGGGAGCACGCCCCACTACTGGGAGCGGTGTGCCGACGTCTTCCTCCGGAACTACGAGCGGTTTCGCGAGGGAGCGGCCCTCGAGAACCGCGTCGTCTGAGTCCGGGACTCGAGGGTGGTTCGCCGCTCGAGCCACGACGCGTCCATAGATTGAAGGGGTCCCCCGTCGACCACCGTGTATGTCAGACCTTCGCATTGACGCGATGGTACCGGGATTGGCAGGCGACGCCGGTGGAGCCGCCGAGCGTGCCGAGGAGTTCGGCTTCGACGGGGTCTGGACGCCCGAGACGGACAACGACGCGTTCCTCCCGCACCCGCTCATTGCCGACCGAACCGAGGAGATCCAGCAGGGAACGCGGATCGCGCTCGCCTTTACTCGCAGTCCGATGGCGCTCGCCTACACCGCCTGGGATCTCGCGCGACAGTCCGACGGCCGGTTCGTGCTCGGCCTCGGCACGCAGGTCAAAGGCCACAACGAGCGCCGGTTCAGCGTCGACTGGGAGTCGCCGGGGCCGCGGCTGCGCGAGGTCGTCGAGTCGCTCCGGCACATCTTCGCCGTCTTTCAGGGGGAGGCCGAACTCGACTACGAGGGCGACCACTACTCGTTCTCGCTCATGACCGAGACGTTCGATCCCGGCCCGATCGACCACCCCGAGATCCCGATCTACATCGCGGGCGTCAACGAGTACAACATCCGGCTCGCGGGAGAGCTCTGTGACGGGTTGGCGATGCATCCGTT contains:
- a CDS encoding D-2-hydroxyacid dehydrogenase; amino-acid sequence: MTVVVTPHVLAGGGPIVTEEIRARRPDIDLEHVENEDDLLDAVADAEVLLTHRLPEDVLAAATDLEWVQALSAGTDAYDHDALADRDVALTTVSGIHAKPIGQQVLGYLFHFERGFDRAVAQQQRREWDRYTGGELGDRTVGIVGVGAIGSQVADYCRPFDARVIGTKRDPTSAPDAVDDIYGPDGLEAVLAESDYLVLACPLTDETRGLIDADALATLRDEAILVNVARGAVVDQPALVDALEADELGGAALDVFEAEPLPDDSPLWDRDDALVTPHMAGSTPHYWERCADVFLRNYERFREGAALENRVV
- a CDS encoding TIGR03617 family F420-dependent LLM class oxidoreductase: MSDLRIDAMVPGLAGDAGGAAERAEEFGFDGVWTPETDNDAFLPHPLIADRTEEIQQGTRIALAFTRSPMALAYTAWDLARQSDGRFVLGLGTQVKGHNERRFSVDWESPGPRLREVVESLRHIFAVFQGEAELDYEGDHYSFSLMTETFDPGPIDHPEIPIYIAGVNEYNIRLAGELCDGLAMHPFNTPSYTDDVVAPTVAEGTDRADRSLEDVALSASPFVVTGETDEERERSREEVRRRIAFYGSTRTYHDVLEHHGWRDVGEELHDLSKDQRWEEMAELVTDEMVATFAIEARPDELLAAARESYGGIADRVVLPLDHGDAFLTE